One segment of Candidatus Tanganyikabacteria bacterium DNA contains the following:
- a CDS encoding MFS transporter: MKPYYRYVIETLLFLTYAAFGVSWIAVTPLVGDLQAEFGINSAQLGLLNTLVAVAKVVAPILTGLLAIRIGLKKAILLGSLCICFAALAPFSPNFGWFLASRFMFGIGGAMVVTLLGPMTMQWFNAKERPLINAFNNVAVNTGITITLFATVPLASLLGWRHTLLVYGLISVALCVAWAVLGREHAAETGGNAAATATNKANVTYGDVWRMPETWIIALGFAGPLALYLAFNTWLPRHYMEAFGMTKAAASQFTGLFNLVGIPTAIAAGLLTQKLGVRRPFIIGAGFLMVASAFGMILFRHPALIMLSAVGLGIALFAYVAPLFTIPMELPGATPQHVSLMMGTVFSIAYVFSSLSPVVAGFLRDLTGSFLPGLGTWAFFSLALAAAGMLLPETGPGAKREAAKTEGGTGSLNPANATT; this comes from the coding sequence ATGAAACCCTACTACCGCTATGTGATCGAGACGCTGCTTTTCCTCACCTACGCGGCGTTCGGCGTCTCGTGGATCGCCGTGACGCCCCTGGTGGGCGACCTGCAGGCCGAGTTCGGCATCAACAGCGCGCAACTGGGCCTGCTCAACACCCTTGTCGCGGTGGCCAAGGTCGTGGCCCCCATCCTGACGGGCCTCCTGGCCATTCGCATCGGCCTCAAGAAGGCCATCCTCCTCGGCTCGCTGTGCATCTGCTTCGCCGCGCTGGCGCCATTCTCGCCTAACTTCGGCTGGTTCCTCGCCTCCCGCTTCATGTTCGGCATCGGCGGCGCGATGGTCGTGACCTTGCTCGGCCCGATGACCATGCAGTGGTTCAATGCCAAGGAACGGCCCCTGATCAACGCGTTCAACAACGTGGCGGTCAACACGGGCATCACGATCACCCTGTTCGCCACCGTGCCCCTGGCGTCCCTGCTCGGCTGGCGGCACACGCTGCTCGTGTACGGGCTGATCTCGGTGGCCCTGTGCGTGGCGTGGGCGGTCCTGGGTCGTGAGCACGCCGCCGAGACGGGCGGAAACGCCGCCGCGACCGCGACCAACAAGGCCAACGTCACCTACGGCGACGTCTGGCGGATGCCCGAGACGTGGATCATCGCCCTGGGATTCGCCGGCCCCCTGGCCCTGTACCTCGCGTTCAACACCTGGCTGCCCAGGCACTACATGGAGGCGTTCGGCATGACCAAGGCCGCCGCTTCGCAGTTCACGGGCCTCTTCAACCTGGTCGGCATCCCGACCGCCATCGCCGCCGGCCTGCTCACCCAGAAACTCGGCGTGCGCCGCCCCTTCATCATCGGCGCCGGCTTCCTGATGGTCGCCTCGGCCTTCGGGATGATTCTCTTCCGCCACCCGGCGCTCATCATGCTGTCCGCCGTGGGCCTGGGAATCGCGCTATTCGCCTACGTGGCCCCCCTGTTCACCATCCCGATGGAATTGCCCGGCGCCACGCCCCAGCACGTGAGCCTGATGATGGGCACGGTCTTCTCGATCGCGTACGTCTTCTCGTCGCTTTCGCCGGTCGTGGCGGGATTCCTGCGCGATCTGACGGGGTCGTTCCTGCCCGGCCTGGGCACCTGGGCGTTCTTTTCGCTTGCCCTGGCGGCGGCCGGGATGCTCCTGCCGGAAACCGGGCCGGGAGCGAAGCGCGAAGCGGCGAAGACCGAGGGCGGCACGGGGTCGCTCAACCCGGCTAACGCAACCACTTAA
- the fabG gene encoding 3-oxoacyl-[acyl-carrier-protein] reductase, translating to MKDQVVVVTGGGRGIGRTTALMFAAAGARVAVWDVDGSAAAQVAAEISASGGEAVAQQVDVTRRAAVQAAVQEVLAMWGQVDVLVNNAGITQDAQLGKMTEEQWDRVVDVNLKGVFNCAQAVAAPMAERGRGRILSASSVVGTCGNFGQTNYAATKAGIIGMTRTWAKELARKGITANAVAPGFIATEMTAAMPDKVLSLMREKTPVGRLGTPEDVAKAYLFLASDGADFITGQTLGVDGGLVL from the coding sequence GTGAAGGACCAGGTCGTCGTCGTCACCGGCGGCGGGCGCGGCATCGGGCGCACGACGGCCCTCATGTTCGCGGCCGCGGGAGCCCGGGTCGCCGTCTGGGATGTCGACGGCTCCGCGGCCGCGCAGGTCGCGGCCGAGATCAGCGCCTCCGGCGGCGAGGCCGTGGCCCAGCAGGTGGACGTGACGCGCCGCGCCGCGGTCCAGGCCGCGGTCCAGGAGGTCCTGGCCATGTGGGGCCAGGTGGACGTCCTGGTCAACAACGCCGGCATCACCCAGGACGCGCAACTCGGCAAGATGACCGAGGAGCAGTGGGATCGGGTGGTGGACGTCAACCTCAAGGGCGTCTTCAATTGCGCCCAGGCGGTCGCCGCGCCCATGGCCGAGCGCGGGCGCGGCCGCATCCTCTCGGCTTCCAGCGTCGTGGGCACGTGCGGCAATTTCGGCCAGACCAACTACGCGGCCACCAAGGCCGGCATCATCGGCATGACCAGGACCTGGGCCAAGGAACTGGCCCGCAAGGGCATCACCGCCAATGCGGTGGCCCCGGGCTTCATCGCCACCGAGATGACGGCGGCGATGCCCGACAAGGTGCTCTCGCTCATGCGGGAGAAGACGCCCGTCGGCCGCCTCGGAACGCCCGAGGACGTCGCCAAGGCCTATCTGTTCCTCGCCTCGGACGGGGCGGATTTCATCACCGGCCAGACCCTCGGAGTCGATGGAGGACTCGTGTTATGA
- a CDS encoding MotA/TolQ/ExbB proton channel family protein yields MTLLQAGGIMMIPILAASIVAVALILEVWWLLARSRSRFEELRDWTGPLPKGKRGDLFSTLLVWIHANPRTGVEQRRDYADLLLGAVERRVSWLGTIAAIAPLLGLLGTVSGMIHNFALVAAVRPTDPLNQLSKGISEALVATGAGLVVAIVAALGHHALMNSLDGFAAQVSSYLKNRSEEGTGETSDAATGVAPAPEAKAVNA; encoded by the coding sequence GTGACGTTGCTACAGGCTGGCGGGATCATGATGATCCCCATCCTCGCCGCCTCTATCGTCGCGGTGGCGCTCATCCTGGAGGTCTGGTGGCTGCTGGCCCGCTCCCGGTCGCGCTTCGAGGAGTTGCGCGACTGGACCGGCCCCTTGCCCAAGGGCAAGCGCGGCGACCTGTTCTCGACCCTGCTCGTCTGGATCCACGCCAATCCTCGCACCGGCGTCGAGCAGCGGCGTGATTACGCCGACCTCCTGCTGGGCGCCGTGGAGCGCCGCGTCTCTTGGCTCGGCACGATCGCCGCGATCGCGCCCCTGCTCGGACTGCTGGGCACCGTGTCGGGCATGATCCACAACTTCGCCCTGGTGGCCGCCGTGCGGCCGACCGATCCGCTGAATCAACTCTCGAAGGGCATCTCCGAGGCCCTGGTAGCCACCGGTGCCGGCCTGGTCGTCGCCATCGTGGCCGCCCTGGGTCACCACGCCCTGATGAACTCGCTTGACGGCTTCGCGGCCCAGGTGAGCTCCTACTTGAAGAATCGCAGCGAGGAGGGCACCGGCGAGACGTCGGACGCGGCCACGGGCGTGGCCCCCGCGCCGGAAGCCAAGGCCGTCAATGCCTAA
- a CDS encoding asparaginase, producing the protein MSSIPLVEVRRGGRVECVHRGWFVVTDAQGNLLKASGALPAVFARSSAKPFQALQIVDSGVADALALTRAELAVCASSHAGSPTHVAAVERILDKAGVPATALRCGAHPPLGEPAAPAGVLQNNCSGKHAGMLAVCRRRGWALDGYLEADHPLQQAIQARFSDLAGTLMSGATDGCGVPAWHLPLEGLATAFARLPGDPAGRRILDAMRAEPAMVAGSGRRDTLLMEATGGRLVSKGGAEGVSAGCDPDRGIGWAIKIADGASRAVGPALVAMLRGCDLITGAEAALLEAVARPEIRNHAGTLVGNLEAVD; encoded by the coding sequence GTGTCCAGCATCCCTCTCGTCGAGGTTCGCCGAGGGGGCCGGGTCGAATGTGTCCACCGCGGCTGGTTCGTCGTGACCGACGCGCAGGGCAATCTCCTCAAGGCCTCCGGCGCGCTCCCCGCCGTCTTCGCACGCTCTTCCGCCAAACCCTTCCAGGCGCTGCAAATCGTAGATTCCGGCGTCGCGGACGCCTTGGCGTTGACTCGCGCCGAACTTGCCGTCTGCGCTTCCTCTCATGCCGGCTCGCCGACGCACGTCGCGGCGGTGGAACGCATCCTGGACAAGGCGGGCGTGCCCGCCACGGCCCTGCGCTGCGGTGCGCATCCGCCCCTGGGCGAACCGGCCGCGCCCGCCGGCGTGCTCCAGAACAACTGCTCCGGCAAGCACGCGGGCATGCTGGCGGTTTGCCGCCGGCGGGGCTGGGCGCTGGACGGTTACCTCGAAGCCGACCATCCCTTGCAGCAAGCCATCCAGGCGCGCTTTTCCGACCTGGCCGGCACGCTCATGAGCGGCGCGACCGACGGGTGCGGCGTACCGGCCTGGCACCTCCCGCTGGAGGGCCTCGCGACGGCCTTTGCTCGCCTGCCCGGCGATCCGGCCGGGCGGCGCATCCTGGATGCGATGCGGGCCGAACCGGCCATGGTGGCCGGCAGCGGCCGCCGCGACACGCTGCTCATGGAAGCCACCGGGGGCAGGCTGGTGTCCAAGGGCGGCGCCGAGGGCGTCTCGGCCGGCTGCGATCCCGACCGCGGCATCGGCTGGGCGATCAAGATCGCCGACGGCGCCAGCCGGGCGGTCGGTCCCGCGCTCGTGGCCATGCTGCGCGGCTGCGATCTGATCACCGGCGCCGAAGCGGCGCTGCTGGAGGCCGTGGCCAGGCCCGAGATCCGCAACCACGCCGGCACCCTGGTAGGCAACCTGGAGGCGGTCGATTAG
- a CDS encoding biopolymer transporter ExbD produces MPNGVLARASFGRAHRRGARFELIPMIDVFMIITLFLMVMAFLPQISEALRADLTSSRTGEKTPPSVLVQLTKEGTIMFQGHAIAPEVLEGRMKGLVAGKADLAVIVAADKQIPFEKVVGLIDRLKVAGVKRLALATAKPHGAPQQ; encoded by the coding sequence ATGCCTAACGGCGTCCTGGCCCGGGCGTCGTTCGGCCGCGCTCACCGGCGCGGCGCCCGCTTCGAGCTGATACCGATGATCGACGTCTTCATGATCATCACCTTGTTCCTGATGGTCATGGCATTCCTGCCGCAGATCTCGGAGGCATTGCGGGCCGATCTGACGAGCAGCCGCACCGGCGAGAAGACGCCGCCCTCGGTGCTCGTGCAGCTCACGAAGGAAGGCACGATCATGTTCCAGGGCCACGCGATCGCGCCGGAGGTGCTCGAGGGCCGAATGAAGGGCTTGGTGGCCGGCAAGGCCGACCTGGCGGTCATCGTGGCGGCCGACAAGCAGATCCCCTTCGAGAAGGTCGTCGGCCTCATCGACCGCCTGAAGGTCGCCGGCGTCAAGCGCCTGGCGCTGGCCACGGCCAAGCCGCACGGCGCCCCCCAGCAGTAG